The proteins below are encoded in one region of Corynebacterium sphenisci DSM 44792:
- a CDS encoding SDR family NAD(P)-dependent oxidoreductase: protein MTDADKAAATEETGGTGAGRAVTITGAGAGIGRAIALRLADEGYAVVVSDIDGDAAGKIAAEIRDRGGRAVSLAVDANSPEDNRALVRAAIDEYGRLDAAVNNAGLGAPPMKLAEVDDAAFDRAVDVTLRGTFYGMRAQLEAMADAGAGAVVNIASIGGLQASRLLAPYIAAKHGVVGLTQVAALDYAERGIRVNAVAPGPIRTASFATLPQERQDEEESAVPVKRLGEPADIAAAVAWLLSEEASFITGVVLPVDGGSLLA from the coding sequence ATGACGGATGCGGACAAGGCCGCCGCGACGGAGGAGACCGGCGGGACCGGGGCGGGCCGGGCGGTGACCATCACCGGCGCCGGGGCCGGGATCGGCCGGGCGATCGCGCTGCGGCTGGCCGACGAGGGATATGCGGTGGTGGTCTCCGACATCGACGGCGACGCCGCCGGGAAGATCGCCGCCGAGATCCGGGACCGCGGCGGCCGGGCCGTCAGCCTGGCCGTGGACGCGAACAGCCCCGAGGACAACCGGGCGCTGGTGCGGGCGGCCATCGACGAATACGGCCGGCTGGACGCGGCGGTGAACAACGCCGGCCTCGGCGCGCCGCCGATGAAGCTCGCCGAGGTCGACGACGCCGCCTTCGACCGGGCCGTCGACGTCACCCTGCGCGGCACCTTCTACGGGATGCGCGCCCAGCTCGAGGCGATGGCGGACGCCGGCGCCGGGGCGGTGGTGAACATCGCCTCCATCGGCGGGCTGCAGGCCTCCCGGCTGCTCGCCCCCTACATCGCCGCCAAGCACGGCGTGGTCGGCCTCACCCAGGTCGCCGCCCTGGACTACGCCGAGCGGGGCATCCGGGTCAACGCGGTCGCCCCGGGGCCGATCCGCACCGCCAGCTTCGCCACCCTGCCGCAGGAGCGGCAGGACGAGGAGGAGTCGGCGGTGCCGGTCAAGCGCCTCGGCGAGCCGGCGGACATCGCCGCGGCGGTGGCCTGGCTGCTCTCCGAGGAGGCCTCCTTCATCACCGGGGTGGTGCTGCCCGTCGACGGCGGCTCCCTGCTCGCCTGA
- a CDS encoding ABC transporter ATP-binding protein has protein sequence MKPPTPLLVLRRRCLDHRGALYLVVLATVAAISLETVLPLLTRDAIDAATGAGDGGAAAGWLPGLPPVGAVIAVFAATATARALVQGVRRYNSGRLSLAVQHDLRVALLRSLQRLDGPALDRMRTGQVVSRSISDLQAIQGILAVLPLTLGSMLKILLTLGVMLMLSVPLTLVGIAVLPVLVTIIIRSRGPLHAATWTAQQQAADVATHVEECVTGVRVVKAFAQEDREVAALDAASRRLYALRLRAARMAARFQPALQSLPQLSLVANLAAGGALALRGDITVGTFVAFATYLTTLTALSRLVSNMVISLQLVTASVERVQEIIDTGPDHPDPEHPAPIPEGPLGLRLTGVTHRRGGRVLLDEVTVTVPAGSTLAVVGAPGSGKTVLTELLARFHVADSGAVELVGAGGAAVDLAAASGDAVRRAVTVVPDEPLLVSGTVRENIAMGAPGGTAADAEVAAAAADARVDFLDKLPRGWDTPIGERGQTLSGGQRQRIALARALLARPRVLVLDDATSAIDSGTERAIFDALAARHADTTVVLIAHRSSTLDRADHVLVLDGGRPAAHGTRAELAGKPAFASLMDLSPAERDRARAAAAARAEAGGAPLTIDPADAEEPDPALLWPPAEDPALDEADRVTRAAARRGPRGPRGSGEIRPTGGGPTGNRGGGPGGMGGVGAAMLATPATPELAARIRALPEAAEDPGIVPATLPVDRPFTLALLLRRVPGLIAGVVALLLVAAGVDLAFPLLVGAVVDRGVVAGRPEVIAWASVAGLAIVAVGWAAGRATGILTARTGERLLYLLRVRSFRHLQSLALDYYETQRSGRIMTRMTTDIDALSTFLQTGVAQGITAVFTLFGVAAMLVAVDPGLSVVALLALPAVTAATIGFRRISSRLYTRAREQISTVNADFQEAVGGLRNSQMHHRTAAVEAAFAAGSDAYRRLRLRAQGAVATFFPGINLIADLTTAAVLGVGAAHIAEGTATAGVLVSFTLYLGMLFGPVQTLSQVFDGYQQATVGLARISDLLATGSTVPDHGTRTGAAAAAAGEIRLDAVGFRYGEAAAVLAELDLAIAPGETVALVGPTGAGKSTVVKLLARFHDPTAGAVRADGADIRGFPLRDWRRTLGYVPQEAHLFHGTIASNIAYGVPDADEAAVTEAARRVGALGAIAAIPGGFRAPVGERGRNLSSGQRQLIALARAEMPDPQLLLLDEATATLDPATEHAILDAAGRAAGRRTSVIVAHRLATAAAADRILVIDGGRIREQGSHRELLAAGGRYAALWKTYHGGGTGVEERCSSD, from the coding sequence GTGAAGCCCCCGACCCCGCTGCTGGTGCTGCGCCGGCGCTGCCTGGACCACCGCGGCGCCCTCTACCTCGTGGTGCTCGCCACGGTCGCCGCGATCAGCCTGGAGACGGTGCTGCCGCTGCTCACCCGCGACGCCATCGACGCGGCCACCGGCGCCGGGGACGGCGGCGCCGCCGCCGGCTGGCTGCCGGGGCTGCCCCCGGTGGGCGCGGTGATCGCGGTCTTCGCCGCCACCGCCACCGCCCGGGCCCTGGTGCAGGGGGTGCGCCGCTACAACTCCGGCCGGCTCTCCCTGGCCGTGCAGCATGATCTGCGGGTGGCCCTGCTGCGCAGCCTGCAGCGCCTGGACGGGCCCGCCCTGGACCGGATGCGCACCGGCCAGGTGGTCTCCCGCTCCATCTCGGATCTGCAGGCCATCCAGGGGATCCTCGCGGTCCTGCCGCTGACCCTGGGCTCCATGCTGAAGATCCTGCTCACCCTCGGGGTGATGCTCATGCTCTCGGTGCCGCTGACCCTGGTCGGGATCGCGGTGCTGCCGGTGCTGGTGACCATCATCATCCGCTCCCGGGGGCCGCTGCACGCGGCGACCTGGACCGCCCAGCAGCAGGCCGCCGACGTGGCCACCCACGTGGAGGAGTGCGTCACCGGGGTGCGCGTGGTCAAGGCCTTCGCCCAGGAGGACCGGGAGGTCGCCGCCCTGGACGCGGCCAGCCGCCGGCTCTACGCGCTGCGGCTGCGCGCCGCCCGGATGGCCGCCCGCTTCCAGCCGGCCCTGCAGTCCCTGCCGCAGCTGTCCCTGGTCGCCAACCTCGCCGCCGGCGGGGCGCTGGCGCTGCGCGGGGACATCACGGTGGGCACCTTCGTGGCCTTCGCCACCTACCTCACCACCCTCACCGCGCTGTCCCGGCTGGTGTCCAACATGGTGATCTCGCTGCAGCTGGTCACCGCCTCGGTGGAGCGGGTGCAGGAGATCATCGACACCGGCCCGGACCACCCCGACCCGGAGCACCCGGCGCCGATCCCGGAGGGGCCGCTGGGCCTGCGGCTGACCGGGGTGACGCACCGCCGCGGCGGGCGCGTGCTGCTCGACGAGGTGACCGTGACGGTGCCCGCCGGCTCCACCCTGGCGGTGGTGGGGGCGCCGGGCTCGGGCAAGACGGTGCTCACCGAGCTGCTCGCCCGCTTCCACGTCGCCGACTCCGGCGCCGTGGAGCTGGTCGGCGCCGGCGGCGCGGCCGTGGACCTCGCCGCCGCCTCCGGGGACGCGGTGCGCCGGGCGGTGACCGTGGTGCCCGATGAGCCGCTGCTGGTCTCCGGCACCGTCCGGGAGAACATCGCCATGGGCGCCCCCGGCGGGACCGCCGCCGACGCGGAGGTCGCCGCCGCCGCGGCGGACGCCCGGGTGGATTTCCTGGACAAGCTGCCCCGGGGCTGGGACACCCCGATCGGGGAGCGCGGGCAGACCCTCTCCGGGGGCCAGCGGCAGCGGATCGCCCTGGCCCGGGCGCTGCTCGCCCGGCCCCGGGTGCTGGTCCTGGACGACGCCACCTCGGCCATCGACTCCGGCACCGAGCGCGCCATCTTCGACGCCCTGGCCGCCCGGCACGCGGACACCACGGTGGTGCTCATCGCGCACCGCTCCTCCACCCTGGACCGCGCCGATCACGTGCTGGTCCTCGACGGGGGCCGGCCCGCCGCCCACGGCACCCGCGCCGAGCTCGCCGGGAAGCCGGCCTTCGCCTCCCTGATGGACCTCTCCCCCGCCGAGCGGGACCGGGCCCGCGCCGCCGCGGCGGCGCGGGCCGAGGCCGGCGGCGCCCCGCTGACCATCGACCCGGCCGACGCCGAGGAGCCGGACCCGGCGCTGCTGTGGCCCCCGGCGGAGGACCCCGCCCTCGACGAGGCCGACCGGGTGACCCGGGCCGCCGCCCGCCGCGGGCCGCGCGGGCCCCGCGGCTCCGGGGAGATCCGGCCCACCGGGGGCGGGCCCACCGGCAACCGGGGCGGCGGCCCCGGCGGCATGGGCGGGGTCGGCGCGGCGATGCTGGCCACCCCCGCCACCCCCGAGCTGGCCGCCCGGATCCGGGCGCTGCCGGAGGCCGCCGAGGATCCCGGGATCGTCCCCGCCACGCTGCCGGTGGACCGGCCCTTCACCCTGGCGCTGCTGCTGCGCCGGGTGCCCGGGCTGATCGCCGGGGTGGTCGCCCTGCTGCTCGTCGCCGCCGGGGTGGACCTGGCCTTCCCGCTGCTCGTCGGGGCGGTGGTGGACCGGGGCGTGGTCGCCGGCCGGCCCGAGGTAATCGCCTGGGCCTCGGTTGCCGGGCTGGCCATCGTCGCGGTGGGCTGGGCCGCCGGCCGGGCCACCGGGATCCTCACCGCCCGCACCGGGGAACGGCTGCTCTACCTGCTGCGGGTGCGCTCCTTCCGGCATCTGCAGTCCCTGGCACTGGACTACTACGAGACCCAGCGCTCCGGGCGGATCATGACCCGGATGACCACGGACATCGACGCGCTGTCCACCTTCCTGCAGACCGGGGTGGCCCAGGGCATCACCGCGGTGTTCACCCTCTTCGGGGTCGCCGCGATGCTGGTCGCCGTGGACCCGGGCCTGTCCGTGGTGGCGCTGCTCGCGCTGCCCGCGGTCACCGCCGCCACGATCGGCTTCCGCCGGATCTCCAGCCGGCTCTACACCCGGGCCCGGGAGCAGATCTCCACCGTCAACGCCGACTTCCAGGAGGCCGTCGGCGGGCTGCGCAACTCCCAGATGCACCACCGCACCGCCGCGGTGGAGGCCGCCTTCGCCGCCGGCTCCGACGCCTACCGCCGGCTGCGGCTGCGCGCCCAGGGCGCGGTGGCCACCTTCTTCCCCGGGATCAACCTGATCGCCGATCTCACCACCGCCGCGGTGCTGGGGGTGGGCGCGGCCCATATCGCCGAGGGCACCGCCACCGCCGGGGTGCTGGTGAGCTTCACCCTCTACCTGGGCATGCTCTTCGGCCCGGTGCAGACCCTCTCCCAGGTCTTCGACGGCTACCAGCAGGCCACCGTGGGCCTGGCCCGGATCTCCGATCTGCTGGCCACCGGCTCCACGGTGCCCGACCACGGCACCCGCACCGGGGCCGCGGCCGCCGCGGCCGGGGAGATCCGGCTCGACGCGGTGGGCTTCCGCTACGGGGAGGCCGCCGCGGTGCTCGCGGAACTGGACCTGGCCATCGCCCCCGGGGAGACCGTCGCCCTGGTCGGGCCCACCGGGGCCGGCAAATCCACGGTGGTGAAACTGCTCGCCCGCTTCCACGACCCCACCGCCGGGGCGGTGCGCGCCGACGGCGCGGACATCCGCGGCTTCCCGCTGCGCGACTGGCGGCGCACCCTGGGCTACGTGCCGCAGGAGGCGCACCTCTTCCACGGCACCATCGCCTCCAACATCGCCTACGGGGTGCCCGACGCCGATGAGGCGGCGGTGACCGAGGCGGCCCGCCGGGTCGGCGCGCTCGGCGCCATCGCCGCCATCCCCGGCGGCTTCCGCGCCCCGGTGGGCGAACGGGGCCGCAACCTCTCCTCCGGGCAGCGCCAGCTCATCGCCCTGGCCCGGGCGGAGATGCCGGATCCGCAGCTGCTGCTGCTCGACGAGGCCACCGCCACCCTGGACCCGGCCACCGAGCACGCCATCCTCGACGCCGCCGGCCGCGCCGCCGGCCGCCGGACCAGCGTGATCGTGGCGCACCGGCTGGCCACCGCCGCCGCGGCGGACCGGATCCTGGTCATCGACGGCGGCCGAATCCGCGAACAGGGTTCACACCGGGAGCTGCTCGCCGCGGGCGGTCGCTACGCCGCGCTGTGGAAGACGTACCATGGCGGAGGAACGGGCGTGGAGGAACGGTGTTCCAGCGACTAG
- a CDS encoding MFS transporter codes for MTSGGRGVRWTRRGRRAAGERAESIPVPHEIWVLVSAAFIIALGFGLIAPILPQYARSFDVTVFAASFVVSSFSIMRLFFAPASGTLVNRLGYRSTYLTGLSIVAASTLLVAVAQNYWQLLAFRALGGIGSTMFTVSAMGLIVRISPPEIRGKCSATYGSAFLLGNVFGPIAGAAMVQWGMRVPFLIYGLALIAATLVVAIRLSPEALRQRVPRRTSPVMTFRQAIADSAYRANLASGFANGWSNFGVRVAIIPLFAAATFSRGAAVAGFALTLFALGNIIALQFSGSLSDRIGRRPVLLTGLLINGLFTGVMGFMHADLAVLAVSAAAGFGAGMINPVQQAVVADVIGAERQGGAVLANYQMAQDLGSIAGPLIVGAIVDAAGFRAGFLACGAITFLAAGIWLTGRETNRPPSRSGIVRGSLY; via the coding sequence ATGACATCAGGAGGTCGGGGAGTGCGGTGGACGCGGCGCGGCCGGCGGGCGGCGGGGGAGCGGGCTGAATCGATCCCGGTCCCGCACGAGATCTGGGTGCTGGTCTCCGCCGCGTTCATCATCGCCCTCGGCTTCGGGCTCATCGCCCCGATCCTGCCGCAGTACGCCCGCAGCTTCGACGTCACCGTCTTCGCCGCCAGCTTCGTGGTCAGCTCCTTCTCCATCATGCGGCTGTTCTTCGCCCCGGCGTCCGGCACCCTGGTCAACCGGCTCGGCTACCGCAGCACCTACCTGACCGGGCTGTCCATCGTCGCCGCCTCCACCCTGCTGGTCGCGGTCGCCCAGAACTACTGGCAGCTGCTGGCCTTCCGGGCCCTCGGCGGCATCGGCTCGACCATGTTCACCGTCTCCGCGATGGGCCTCATCGTGCGCATCTCGCCCCCGGAGATCCGCGGCAAATGCTCCGCCACCTACGGCAGCGCCTTCCTGCTCGGCAACGTCTTCGGGCCCATCGCCGGCGCCGCCATGGTGCAGTGGGGGATGCGGGTGCCCTTCCTCATCTACGGTCTCGCCCTCATCGCCGCCACCCTGGTGGTGGCCATCCGGCTCTCCCCGGAGGCGCTGCGCCAGCGGGTGCCCCGGCGCACCAGCCCGGTGATGACCTTCCGCCAGGCCATCGCCGACTCCGCCTACCGGGCCAACCTCGCCTCCGGCTTCGCCAACGGCTGGTCCAACTTCGGGGTGCGGGTGGCCATCATCCCGCTCTTCGCCGCAGCCACCTTCAGCCGCGGTGCCGCCGTCGCCGGGTTCGCGCTGACCCTGTTCGCCCTCGGCAACATCATCGCCCTGCAGTTCTCCGGCTCCCTCTCCGACCGGATCGGCCGGCGCCCGGTGCTGCTCACCGGCCTGCTCATCAACGGCCTGTTCACCGGGGTGATGGGCTTCATGCACGCCGACCTGGCCGTGCTCGCGGTCTCCGCCGCGGCCGGGTTCGGCGCCGGCATGATCAACCCCGTGCAGCAGGCCGTGGTCGCCGACGTGATCGGCGCCGAGCGCCAGGGCGGCGCCGTGCTCGCCAACTACCAGATGGCCCAGGACCTGGGCTCCATCGCCGGCCCGCTCATCGTCGGCGCCATCGTGGACGCCGCCGGCTTCCGCGCCGGCTTCCTCGCCTGCGGGGCGATCACCTTCCTCGCCGCCGGCATCTGGCTCACCGGCCGGGAGACCAACCGCCCTCCAAGCAGGTCAGGTATCGTTAGAGGCAGCCTCTACTAG
- a CDS encoding multifunctional oxoglutarate decarboxylase/oxoglutarate dehydrogenase thiamine pyrophosphate-binding subunit/dihydrolipoyllysine-residue succinyltransferase subunit, producing the protein MSSDMSFGQNEWLVDEIFQRFKKDPQSVDEEWRDYFTRNTSAADVAARSATGAKAPTSAADPAPLAKRAAATAAEAERTGRRPAKGPEPKTSPQAPAKPKAKASPMAKAAKAEAPEAGQAQLKGVAKAIAKNMDISLEIPTATSVRDMPARLMFENRALVNDQLARARGGKISFTHIIGYAMVKAVMLHPDMNNSYAVVDGKPTIVTPEHINLGLAIDMPGKDGSRALVVAAIRECETLSFREFVDAYEDIVTRARQGKLTGKDFSGVTISLTNPGGIGTRHSVPRLTKGQGAIIGVGSMDYPAEFAGASADRLAELGVGKLVTITSTYDHRIIQGAESGEFLRTMSTLLVDDKFWDHIFTSMNVPYTPVRWAQDYPNTGIDKNTRVMRLIEAYRMRGHLLADIDPLRFHAPGSQIPDHRDLDIATHGLSLWDYDRTFNVGGFGGKESMTLREVLSRLRNAYCLKVGTEYMHILDADEREWLQDRLEGGQPKPTNAEQKYILQKLNAAEAFENFLQTKYVGQKRFSLEGAEGLIPMMDAAIDTAAGAGLDEVVIGMPHRGRLNVLANIVGKPLSQIFTEFEGNMDPAQPGGSGDVKYHLGTTGRHIQMFGEGEIDVTLTANPSHLEAVNPVVEGLARAKQDLLDKGEEGYSVMPVLLHGDAAFAGLGIVQETLNLMDLRGYKVGGTINIVVNNQIGFTTAPDSGRSSYYCTDLAKAYGCPVFHVNGDDPEALVWVAQLAVEYRNRFGKDVFIDLVCYRRRGHNEADDPSITQPLMYDVIDGKEGVRAQYTEDLIGRGDLSEEEAEAARRDFHDQMESVFNEVRAAEGAHPGDQTGIASSQPLPHGLETNVDRATLVEMGEYYGNPPEGFTIHKRIRKVAAQRAEMVKSGNVDWATAELLALGSIAADGRIVRLAGEDVRRGTFTQRHAVLVDPETAEEYNPLDAYARDAGRGGRFMTYNSALTEYAGMGFEYGYTLGNPEAMVLWEAQFGDFANGAQTIIDQYVSSGEAKWGQTSKLVLLLPHGYEGQGPDHSSARIERFLQLCAEGSFTVAQPSEPANYFHLLRRHALSDLHRPLVVFTPKSMLRNKAAVSAVADFTETAKFESVIDDPAFAEGADRSKVTTVLLCSGKIYWELAKKKEADGREDVAIVRLEQLHPVPHNRLRTVLEQYPDAELRWVQDEPANQGPWPFLALQLPELLPDLPPLTRVSRRAQSSTATGVAKVHAMEEKALLEQAFE; encoded by the coding sequence GTGAGCAGCGACATGAGCTTCGGACAGAACGAGTGGCTGGTCGACGAGATCTTCCAGCGGTTCAAGAAGGATCCCCAATCCGTCGACGAGGAGTGGCGGGATTACTTCACCCGGAACACCTCGGCCGCCGATGTCGCAGCACGCTCCGCCACCGGCGCGAAGGCCCCGACCTCCGCCGCCGACCCGGCGCCGCTGGCCAAGCGGGCCGCCGCCACCGCCGCCGAGGCCGAGCGGACCGGCCGCCGCCCGGCGAAGGGCCCGGAGCCCAAGACCAGCCCGCAGGCCCCGGCGAAGCCGAAGGCCAAGGCCTCCCCGATGGCCAAGGCCGCCAAGGCCGAGGCCCCCGAGGCCGGCCAGGCCCAGCTGAAGGGCGTGGCCAAGGCGATCGCGAAGAACATGGACATCTCCCTGGAGATCCCCACCGCGACCAGCGTGCGGGACATGCCCGCCCGGCTGATGTTCGAGAACCGGGCCCTGGTCAACGACCAGCTGGCCCGCGCCCGCGGCGGCAAGATCTCCTTCACGCACATCATCGGCTACGCGATGGTCAAGGCGGTGATGCTGCACCCGGACATGAACAACTCCTACGCGGTGGTCGACGGCAAGCCGACCATCGTCACCCCGGAGCACATCAACCTGGGCCTGGCCATCGACATGCCCGGCAAGGACGGCTCCCGCGCCCTGGTGGTCGCCGCGATCCGGGAATGCGAGACCCTGTCCTTCCGCGAGTTCGTGGACGCCTACGAGGACATCGTCACCCGCGCCCGGCAGGGCAAGCTCACCGGCAAGGACTTCTCCGGGGTGACCATCTCGCTGACCAACCCCGGCGGCATCGGCACCCGGCACTCGGTGCCGCGGCTGACCAAGGGCCAGGGCGCGATCATCGGCGTCGGCTCCATGGACTACCCCGCCGAGTTCGCCGGCGCCTCCGCGGACCGGCTCGCCGAACTGGGCGTGGGCAAGCTGGTGACCATCACCTCCACCTACGACCACCGGATCATCCAGGGCGCCGAATCCGGCGAGTTCCTGCGCACCATGAGCACCCTGCTGGTGGACGACAAGTTCTGGGATCACATCTTCACCTCGATGAACGTGCCCTACACCCCGGTGCGCTGGGCGCAGGACTACCCCAACACCGGGATCGACAAGAACACCCGGGTGATGCGCCTCATCGAGGCCTACCGGATGCGCGGGCACCTGCTCGCCGACATCGACCCGCTGCGCTTCCACGCCCCCGGCTCCCAGATCCCGGACCACCGGGACCTGGACATCGCCACCCACGGGCTGAGCCTGTGGGACTACGACCGCACCTTCAACGTGGGCGGCTTCGGCGGCAAGGAGTCGATGACCCTGCGCGAGGTGCTCTCCCGGCTGCGCAACGCCTACTGCCTCAAGGTCGGCACCGAGTACATGCACATCCTCGACGCCGATGAGCGGGAGTGGCTGCAGGACCGCCTGGAGGGCGGCCAGCCCAAGCCCACCAACGCCGAGCAGAAGTACATCCTGCAGAAGCTCAACGCCGCGGAGGCCTTCGAGAACTTCCTGCAGACCAAGTACGTCGGCCAGAAGCGCTTCTCCCTGGAGGGCGCCGAGGGCCTGATCCCGATGATGGACGCCGCGATCGACACCGCCGCCGGCGCCGGCCTCGACGAGGTGGTCATCGGCATGCCGCACCGCGGCCGGCTCAACGTGCTCGCCAATATCGTGGGCAAGCCGCTGTCCCAGATCTTCACCGAGTTCGAGGGCAACATGGACCCGGCCCAGCCGGGCGGCTCCGGGGACGTGAAGTACCACCTGGGCACCACCGGCCGGCATATCCAGATGTTCGGCGAGGGCGAGATCGACGTCACCCTCACCGCCAACCCCTCCCACCTGGAGGCGGTCAACCCGGTGGTGGAGGGCCTGGCCCGCGCCAAGCAGGATCTGCTGGACAAGGGCGAGGAGGGCTACTCGGTGATGCCGGTGCTGCTGCACGGCGACGCCGCCTTCGCCGGCCTCGGCATCGTGCAGGAGACCCTCAACCTGATGGACCTGCGCGGCTACAAGGTCGGCGGCACCATCAACATCGTGGTGAACAACCAGATCGGCTTCACCACCGCCCCCGACTCCGGGCGCTCCTCCTACTACTGCACGGACCTCGCCAAGGCCTACGGCTGCCCGGTGTTCCACGTCAACGGCGATGACCCGGAGGCGCTGGTGTGGGTGGCCCAGCTGGCCGTGGAGTACCGCAACCGCTTCGGCAAGGACGTGTTCATCGACCTGGTCTGCTACCGCCGCCGCGGGCACAACGAGGCCGACGACCCCTCGATCACCCAGCCGCTGATGTACGACGTCATCGACGGCAAGGAGGGCGTGCGCGCCCAGTACACCGAGGACCTGATCGGCCGCGGGGATCTCTCAGAGGAGGAGGCCGAGGCCGCCCGCCGCGACTTCCACGACCAGATGGAGTCGGTGTTCAACGAGGTGCGCGCCGCCGAGGGGGCGCACCCCGGCGACCAGACCGGCATCGCCTCCTCGCAGCCGCTGCCGCATGGCCTGGAGACCAACGTGGACCGGGCCACCCTCGTGGAGATGGGCGAGTACTACGGCAACCCGCCGGAGGGCTTCACCATCCACAAGCGGATCCGCAAGGTCGCCGCGCAGCGCGCGGAGATGGTCAAGTCCGGCAACGTGGACTGGGCCACCGCGGAGCTGCTCGCCCTGGGCTCCATCGCCGCCGACGGCCGAATCGTGCGCCTGGCCGGCGAGGACGTCCGCCGCGGCACCTTCACCCAGCGGCACGCCGTGCTGGTGGACCCGGAGACCGCGGAGGAGTACAACCCGCTGGACGCCTACGCCCGCGACGCCGGCCGCGGCGGCCGGTTCATGACCTACAACTCGGCGCTCACCGAGTACGCGGGCATGGGCTTCGAGTACGGCTACACCCTGGGCAACCCGGAGGCGATGGTGCTCTGGGAGGCGCAGTTCGGCGACTTCGCCAACGGCGCGCAGACCATCATCGACCAGTACGTCTCCTCCGGCGAGGCGAAGTGGGGGCAGACCTCCAAGCTGGTGCTGCTGCTGCCGCACGGCTACGAGGGCCAGGGCCCGGACCACTCCTCGGCGCGCATCGAGCGTTTCCTGCAGCTGTGCGCGGAGGGCTCCTTCACCGTGGCCCAGCCCTCGGAGCCGGCGAACTACTTCCACCTGCTGCGCCGGCACGCCCTGTCGGATCTGCACCGCCCGCTGGTGGTGTTCACCCCGAAGTCGATGCTGCGCAACAAGGCGGCGGTGTCCGCGGTGGCGGACTTCACCGAGACCGCCAAGTTCGAGTCGGTCATCGACGACCCGGCCTTCGCCGAGGGCGCGGACCGGTCGAAGGTGACCACGGTGCTGCTGTGCTCCGGCAAGATCTACTGGGAGCTGGCGAAGAAGAAGGAGGCCGACGGCCGCGAGGACGTGGCCATCGTCCGCCTGGAGCAGCTGCACCCGGTGCCGCACAACCGGCTGCGGACGGTGCTCGAGCAGTACCCGGACGCCGAGCTGCGCTGGGTGCAGGATGAGCCGGCCAACCAGGGCCCCTGGCCCTTCCTGGCCCTGCAGCTGCCCGAGCTGCTGCCGGACCTGCCCCCGCTGACCCGGGTGTCCCGCCGCGCCCAGTCCTCCACCGCCACCGGCGTGGCCAAGGTGCACGCCATGGAGGAGAAGGCGCTGCTCGAGCAGGCCTTCGAGTAG
- a CDS encoding (2Fe-2S)-binding protein → MGREQAVAAAPEYARILAEVPWLAGAIAGDADAPVLTGSGLAAALADPGWVAARTAAGEAIFPMPGERGPRAHAQLWWYSLLGSLWRPAAAGILVAGAAPAADWAGWSMALREGFWTAFAAAEFTPVPAGPAGPPPEADPVAGYGERIAGMLAPAIAALGEAAGVRPAPLWALVADEAAGAACGAGNELMEPRRGAAVGARLAAGVARATRAAGAPVPAPARFAEVTPDSVAELDPLAGVGEEPDWDARAALVRASCCMIYRSPVGELCASCPRRARPEREAQWMARAL, encoded by the coding sequence ATGGGCCGGGAGCAGGCGGTCGCGGCGGCGCCGGAGTACGCCCGGATCCTCGCCGAGGTGCCCTGGCTGGCCGGGGCCATCGCCGGGGACGCCGATGCGCCGGTGCTCACCGGGTCCGGGCTCGCCGCGGCGCTGGCGGACCCGGGCTGGGTGGCGGCGCGGACGGCCGCCGGGGAGGCCATCTTCCCGATGCCGGGGGAGCGGGGGCCGCGGGCGCACGCCCAGCTGTGGTGGTACTCGCTGCTGGGCTCGCTGTGGCGGCCCGCCGCCGCCGGGATCCTGGTCGCCGGCGCCGCCCCGGCCGCCGACTGGGCGGGTTGGTCGATGGCGCTGCGCGAGGGCTTCTGGACCGCCTTCGCCGCCGCCGAGTTCACCCCGGTGCCGGCGGGGCCGGCCGGGCCGCCGCCGGAGGCGGACCCGGTGGCCGGGTACGGGGAGCGCATCGCCGGGATGCTCGCGCCGGCGATCGCGGCGCTGGGGGAGGCCGCCGGGGTGCGCCCGGCGCCGCTGTGGGCGCTGGTCGCCGACGAGGCCGCGGGCGCGGCCTGCGGGGCGGGCAATGAGCTGATGGAGCCCCGGCGCGGGGCCGCGGTGGGCGCGCGCCTGGCCGCGGGCGTGGCCCGGGCCACCCGCGCCGCCGGGGCGCCCGTCCCCGCGCCGGCCCGATTCGCCGAGGTCACCCCCGATTCGGTGGCGGAGCTGGATCCCCTCGCCGGGGTCGGGGAGGAGCCGGACTGGGATGCGCGGGCGGCGCTGGTGCGCGCCAGCTGCTGCATGATCTACCGCTCCCCGGTGGGGGAGCTGTGCGCGTCCTGCCCGCGCCGGGCCCGGCCGGAGCGGGAGGCGCAGTGGATGGCCCGGGCCCTGTAG